In one Bacillus thuringiensis genomic region, the following are encoded:
- a CDS encoding DUF3980 domain-containing protein, with the protein MENGEIELSQVEQEQTSYLSIKILKIMSVIYLIGSILMAFSTGPFIHNLGFDEMSISGSELGLISIVMLGSIFQSVLVFCGIWVFILLVETVIKIYEKMK; encoded by the coding sequence ATTGAGAACGGAGAAATCGAATTATCACAAGTGGAGCAAGAACAAACTTCGTATCTTTCTATAAAAATATTAAAAATAATGAGTGTGATTTATTTAATAGGATCTATTTTAATGGCTTTTTCAACTGGTCCATTTATACATAACCTGGGGTTTGATGAAATGTCCATTTCAGGATCAGAATTAGGTTTAATAAGTATTGTTATGCTAGGTTCTATATTTCAGTCAGTTCTTGTATTTTGCGGGATATGGGTATTCATCCTATTAGTAGAAACAGTCATTAAAATTTATGAAAAAATGAAGTGA
- a CDS encoding metallophosphoesterase family protein, translating into MDKIAVISDIHGNIPALDSVLKDIKLRGIERIICLGDLVGKGPHSSEVIEIIRKECEVVVMGNWDDFITKPTEFEALKWHQKQLSEEQNDYLRSLPFSIEFFMSGKLIRMFHASPRSLYERIQPHASREERISMFENSDLTENIEGERKPDVVCYGDVHQAFVQNFRGKTLCNAGSVGNPLEITQASYLIFEGTYNEKEAASFSIQLVRVPYDIELAIRLAEELEMPEIEEYKQELRTALYRGFKGK; encoded by the coding sequence ATGGATAAAATAGCAGTAATTTCAGATATTCACGGCAATATTCCGGCATTAGATTCTGTACTGAAAGATATTAAATTAAGAGGAATTGAACGCATTATTTGTCTTGGAGATTTAGTCGGAAAAGGCCCTCATTCTAGCGAAGTAATTGAAATCATTCGTAAAGAATGTGAAGTAGTTGTAATGGGTAACTGGGATGATTTTATTACAAAACCGACTGAATTTGAAGCGTTAAAATGGCATCAAAAACAATTATCGGAAGAACAAAATGATTATTTAAGAAGCTTACCATTTTCAATCGAATTTTTTATGAGTGGCAAATTGATTCGTATGTTCCACGCTTCACCGAGAAGTTTATATGAAAGAATTCAACCACACGCTTCAAGAGAAGAACGTATTAGTATGTTCGAAAATAGTGATCTGACGGAAAATATAGAAGGGGAAAGAAAACCAGATGTCGTTTGTTACGGTGACGTTCACCAAGCATTCGTTCAAAATTTCAGAGGGAAAACGTTATGTAATGCCGGTAGCGTAGGAAACCCACTTGAAATAACACAAGCTTCCTATTTAATATTTGAAGGAACTTACAATGAAAAAGAAGCAGCGAGCTTTTCTATTCAACTTGTACGAGTACCGTATGATATTGAATTAGCTATCAGACTAGCAGAAGAACTCGAAATGCCAGAAATTGAAGAATACAAACAAGAATTACGGACTGCTTTATATCGAGGGTTTAAGGGAAAGTAA
- a CDS encoding DMT family transporter, with the protein MKRWQMEWLLVLVALVWGANYTIGKYGVAFMSSIQFNSLRFLVASPVLLLITFMMERSLRIERKDWLRLVAVGIVGTAMYQTMFMLSVKYTSATNASLLIAMSPIFTGILAVLHKQERFSMKVQIGSIVAFIGAAFVLLTGHTGGATYEYAWLGNVIGLVAAIAWGWYPILAQPLITKYSAMRVTSWSTLIGIVPLVIYCLFNVNSLTWPVDTPSWGSLAYSIIFATIFGLAIWYVGISQIGSTKVMVYMYLVPLFAVIFAAVTIGEQVNMMQLVGGLIIFIGLYVVKKGGMKKPALNLKKVS; encoded by the coding sequence ATGAAACGATGGCAAATGGAATGGCTCCTAGTATTAGTTGCATTAGTATGGGGAGCAAATTATACAATTGGAAAGTATGGCGTGGCATTTATGTCATCCATTCAATTTAATAGTTTACGATTTTTAGTAGCATCTCCGGTATTATTACTTATTACGTTTATGATGGAACGTTCATTACGTATTGAAAGAAAAGATTGGTTACGATTAGTAGCAGTCGGCATCGTTGGTACGGCAATGTATCAAACGATGTTTATGCTATCTGTGAAATATACTTCAGCAACGAACGCCTCATTATTAATTGCGATGTCACCTATTTTTACAGGGATATTAGCAGTATTACACAAACAAGAACGTTTTTCGATGAAAGTACAAATTGGTTCAATAGTAGCGTTTATTGGTGCAGCATTCGTTTTATTAACAGGACATACAGGAGGAGCTACTTATGAGTATGCGTGGCTCGGAAATGTAATTGGATTAGTCGCAGCAATTGCGTGGGGATGGTATCCAATATTAGCGCAACCTCTTATCACAAAATACTCCGCAATGAGAGTCACATCATGGTCTACTTTAATTGGAATTGTACCGCTAGTTATATACTGTTTATTCAACGTAAATTCATTAACATGGCCAGTAGATACGCCAAGCTGGGGATCACTAGCATATTCAATCATCTTCGCGACCATCTTCGGACTAGCAATATGGTATGTCGGTATTAGTCAAATAGGCTCAACAAAAGTAATGGTTTATATGTATCTTGTACCTTTATTCGCAGTTATCTTTGCGGCAGTGACAATTGGGGAGCAAGTTAATATGATGCAACTCGTTGGCGGGCTTATTATCTTTATCGGTTTATATGTTGTAAAAAAAGGCGGAATGAAAAAGCCTGCTCTCAATTTGAAAAAAGTAAGTTAA
- a CDS encoding aminoglycoside phosphotransferase family protein has protein sequence MEEMLREIERELEWPRIVKCTAISKGFSHEEKYKIELENTVTYFVKVCDAVHFERKQEEYTYMKQLELLHIPTPKLIHFIKLEELNKCVQVFEWVQGVNGEEGLGKLSVEEQYYAGRKAGEVLKRIHSIEKESVSNKWETVRWNKYERYIEALEGYEVKFLDLKPILTFVENHKYLLKNRPITFSHDDFHPANSMIHNKEFIVIDFGGYDFGDPIHDFYNIAIFTTRISKPFAVGQVHGYCGGEPSLHFWKLYSLYAAMTFPADIVWTNRSMPHLVDDMKERLNRILEDHNHFSSYIPKWYQSQHEDIINYK, from the coding sequence GTGGAAGAAATGCTTAGAGAGATAGAGAGAGAACTAGAATGGCCTCGTATTGTAAAGTGTACAGCTATTTCGAAAGGTTTTTCACATGAAGAGAAATATAAAATAGAGTTAGAAAACACAGTAACATATTTTGTAAAAGTATGTGATGCTGTTCATTTTGAACGTAAACAAGAAGAATATACGTATATGAAACAATTAGAGTTATTACATATTCCAACGCCGAAGTTAATTCATTTCATAAAACTTGAGGAATTAAATAAATGTGTTCAAGTATTTGAATGGGTCCAAGGTGTAAATGGTGAAGAAGGTTTAGGGAAGCTATCGGTGGAAGAACAGTATTATGCAGGAAGAAAAGCAGGGGAAGTATTAAAGAGGATTCATTCAATTGAAAAAGAAAGTGTAAGTAATAAATGGGAAACGGTTCGATGGAATAAGTATGAAAGATATATAGAAGCATTAGAAGGTTACGAGGTGAAATTTCTCGATTTGAAGCCCATATTAACCTTTGTAGAAAATCATAAGTATTTATTGAAAAATCGTCCAATCACCTTTTCACACGATGATTTCCATCCAGCAAATAGTATGATTCATAATAAGGAGTTTATCGTTATCGATTTTGGTGGATATGATTTTGGCGATCCAATACACGATTTCTATAACATAGCGATTTTTACTACAAGAATAAGTAAACCATTTGCAGTTGGACAAGTTCATGGTTATTGCGGGGGAGAACCGTCACTTCATTTTTGGAAACTGTACTCCTTATATGCAGCAATGACATTCCCAGCGGATATCGTATGGACAAACCGAAGCATGCCCCATTTAGTAGATGATATGAAAGAAAGATTGAACAGAATTTTAGAAGATCATAATCATTTTTCATCCTATATTCCAAAATGGTATCAATCACAACATGAGGATATAATAAACTATAAGTAA
- a CDS encoding uridine kinase, which produces MNRKQQIKKIADYILKLNLTYPTRVGVSGITASGKTTFANELAEEIKKRGLPVTRASIDDFHNPRVIRYAKGKESARGYYEDAHDYTAFKERLLMPLGPNGNLQYETISHNLITDMPVHNEPLLATQNMILIVDGTFLLKKDIAHLFDYKIFVDTNFEIARKRGAKRETEAFGSYEESEKMFLNRYHAACKMYIDEHNPKECTNVIFKNNDLGNPEVIFHERA; this is translated from the coding sequence ATGAACCGAAAACAACAAATCAAAAAAATTGCAGATTATATTTTAAAGCTAAACTTAACCTATCCAACAAGAGTTGGAGTAAGTGGTATTACAGCATCAGGAAAAACAACATTTGCAAACGAACTAGCGGAAGAAATAAAAAAACGAGGATTACCAGTAACACGCGCCAGCATTGATGATTTTCATAATCCAAGAGTGATTCGCTATGCAAAAGGAAAAGAATCTGCAAGAGGGTATTATGAAGATGCACACGATTATACAGCTTTCAAAGAAAGATTATTAATGCCTTTAGGACCTAACGGGAATTTACAGTATGAAACGATTTCTCATAACTTAATAACGGATATGCCTGTACATAATGAGCCGCTATTGGCCACGCAAAATATGATATTAATAGTAGATGGAACGTTTCTATTGAAAAAAGACATTGCGCATTTATTTGATTACAAAATCTTTGTAGATACAAATTTTGAGATTGCGAGAAAACGTGGTGCTAAGCGGGAAACTGAAGCTTTTGGAAGTTATGAAGAATCAGAGAAGATGTTTTTGAACAGATATCATGCGGCCTGTAAGATGTATATAGATGAGCATAATCCAAAAGAGTGTACGAATGTTATATTTAAGAATAATGATTTAGGAAATCCAGAAGTTATATTTCATGAAAGAGCGTAA
- a CDS encoding GNAT family N-acetyltransferase, with amino-acid sequence MRVRNIQGEDYVKIHSVLNDWWGGRDMAAMLPKLFFVHFQETSFIIEEEGETLGFLCGFFSQTYKDEAYVHFIGVNPKYRRRGIASTLYSYFFDVARANNRKVVKAITSPTNKKSIQFHQEIGFRIEAGDDEVEGVSVHTNYDGNGGSRVLFLKHV; translated from the coding sequence ATGCGAGTAAGAAACATCCAAGGGGAAGATTATGTAAAGATTCATTCTGTTTTAAATGATTGGTGGGGCGGGAGAGACATGGCTGCCATGTTGCCAAAATTGTTTTTCGTTCACTTTCAAGAAACGAGTTTTATCATTGAAGAAGAAGGAGAAACGTTAGGTTTCTTATGTGGATTTTTTTCACAAACATATAAAGATGAAGCATACGTTCATTTTATCGGTGTAAATCCGAAGTATAGAAGAAGAGGAATCGCATCGACATTGTATTCTTATTTCTTTGATGTCGCTCGTGCAAATAATCGTAAAGTTGTAAAAGCAATTACGTCACCAACTAATAAAAAGTCGATACAGTTTCATCAAGAAATCGGTTTTCGAATTGAGGCTGGGGATGATGAGGTAGAGGGTGTATCGGTACATACAAATTATGATGGGAATGGCGGGAGTAGAGTTTTATTTTTGAAACATGTGTAA
- a CDS encoding PLP-dependent aminotransferase family protein: MEWKLDNDSKIPIYQQVVDFIEKRITYGELPPGSFLPSERKLATQLNVNRSTVTTAYNELRAMGIVESTTGKGTRVSTHMWGVSPTLTPNWRNFVEGGTFLPNLPLLRHIRAEVQQNENIIDFANGELGCNLYPHDQLQTILREQPLTHSLSYDHPQGYLPLRQAVVKYMKEYLKVEATEQSIMITSGAQQALHLIVQCLLNPGDAVAFESPSHCYSLPLFQSAGIRIFPLPVDEHGINPDDVQELYRKHRIKMIFLNPNFQNPTGTMLHPNRRKKLLSLCADLRIAIVEDDPSSLLTLEKKQPCPTLKSIDENGTVIYVHSLSKMIAPGLRVGWLVAPQSVVERLSDARHQMELGMSIFPQWLMQQFFETVPFHSHIVPLRKQLAEKRDVIVRALNEQLHDKISFSNPTGGIYIWGKLNEPINEKQLIMQSLKQEIAFMPGSIFGAKDGYIRLSYGKVNINQIEEGISRLREAILLCEK, encoded by the coding sequence ATGGAATGGAAGCTAGATAACGACAGTAAAATCCCCATTTATCAGCAAGTTGTTGACTTTATTGAAAAACGTATTACATATGGAGAACTTCCTCCAGGTAGCTTCCTCCCTTCCGAACGGAAATTAGCTACACAGTTAAATGTAAACCGAAGTACAGTAACGACTGCTTATAATGAACTACGTGCAATGGGAATTGTAGAAAGTACGACTGGTAAAGGTACACGTGTAAGTACACATATGTGGGGCGTTTCTCCAACATTAACGCCGAACTGGAGAAATTTCGTAGAAGGTGGTACGTTTTTACCAAACTTACCGTTACTTCGCCATATTCGGGCAGAAGTACAACAAAATGAAAATATTATAGATTTCGCGAACGGAGAACTCGGTTGTAATCTTTATCCTCACGATCAACTACAAACGATTTTACGAGAACAACCGTTAACGCATTCATTAAGTTATGATCATCCGCAAGGCTATCTCCCGTTAAGACAAGCGGTCGTAAAATATATGAAAGAATATTTAAAAGTTGAGGCGACTGAACAATCCATTATGATTACATCCGGCGCCCAGCAAGCACTTCACCTTATCGTACAATGCTTATTAAATCCCGGTGATGCAGTCGCTTTTGAAAGTCCTTCACACTGTTATTCCTTACCGTTATTCCAATCAGCAGGTATTCGTATTTTCCCGTTACCTGTCGATGAACATGGTATTAATCCGGATGATGTACAGGAATTATATAGAAAGCACCGCATTAAAATGATTTTTTTAAATCCAAATTTCCAAAACCCTACGGGCACAATGCTTCATCCAAACCGTAGAAAAAAACTGTTATCACTTTGCGCAGATTTACGAATTGCGATCGTTGAAGATGATCCATCTAGTTTGCTGACACTAGAAAAGAAACAACCTTGTCCTACTTTAAAATCAATAGATGAAAATGGGACAGTCATTTATGTACATTCCTTATCTAAAATGATTGCACCAGGTTTACGAGTCGGCTGGCTTGTCGCCCCGCAGTCTGTAGTAGAAAGGTTATCCGACGCAAGACACCAAATGGAATTAGGTATGAGTATTTTCCCGCAGTGGCTTATGCAGCAATTTTTCGAAACTGTGCCATTTCACTCTCATATCGTACCGTTACGAAAACAATTAGCGGAAAAAAGAGACGTTATCGTTCGCGCCTTAAATGAGCAACTTCACGACAAAATCTCTTTTTCAAACCCGACCGGCGGTATATACATATGGGGAAAATTAAACGAACCGATAAACGAAAAACAACTCATTATGCAAAGTTTAAAACAAGAAATCGCCTTTATGCCGGGTAGTATTTTCGGCGCGAAAGATGGTTATATTCGTTTATCTTATGGAAAAGTGAATATTAATCAAATTGAGGAAGGGATTTCTCGTTTACGTGAGGCTATTTTGCTTTGTGAAAAATAA
- a CDS encoding DUF3892 domain-containing protein: MDNKDFEKVYNDYLHQGEEQAQFEVDNEVNSGVEQIVAVRKNDDGDLIAFKTSSGRELDYMTALSEAKSGKLAHVDVFHKYGRDIIRSEPDGIKENNLDNLPSF, from the coding sequence ATGGACAATAAAGACTTTGAAAAAGTTTATAATGATTACTTACATCAAGGAGAAGAGCAAGCTCAATTTGAAGTAGACAATGAAGTCAATTCAGGAGTAGAACAAATTGTTGCTGTTCGTAAAAATGATGATGGTGATTTAATAGCGTTTAAAACAAGTAGCGGGAGAGAGTTAGATTATATGACTGCTCTTAGTGAAGCAAAATCAGGGAAGTTAGCTCATGTGGATGTATTTCATAAGTATGGCAGAGATATTATACGTAGTGAACCTGATGGAATAAAGGAAAATAACTTAGATAATTTACCTTCATTTTAA
- a CDS encoding NUDIX hydrolase produces MISKLTFGSKKRTVHYVLRPSCYAIIFHSSSSKIAVIQKGDRYFLPGGGMEGNETKEECLHRELLEELGWAIKIDQYVGNAARYFYAEKEDIYYLNDGFFYIANMVQKQTENCEEDHVLRWMSPLHAIKLLIHDHQKWAVEHALLLRNKK; encoded by the coding sequence ATGATTTCAAAACTCACGTTTGGCTCGAAAAAACGTACCGTTCATTATGTATTAAGACCTAGTTGTTATGCGATTATTTTCCATTCATCTTCTTCAAAGATTGCTGTTATCCAAAAAGGAGACCGTTACTTTTTACCTGGTGGCGGTATGGAAGGTAATGAAACAAAAGAAGAATGTTTGCACCGTGAACTACTAGAGGAATTAGGATGGGCAATTAAAATTGATCAGTATGTCGGTAATGCGGCTCGATATTTTTATGCAGAAAAGGAAGATATATATTATTTAAACGATGGATTTTTTTATATTGCGAATATGGTGCAGAAACAAACTGAAAACTGTGAGGAGGATCATGTTCTAAGGTGGATGTCTCCATTGCATGCTATAAAGCTTCTCATACACGATCATCAAAAATGGGCCGTTGAACACGCGCTTTTATTACGAAATAAAAAATGA
- a CDS encoding VOC family protein produces the protein MLRFDHLVHAVHGTPEEAAKQMQELGFHTVLGGEHTNWGTWNSLSYFDLSYIEFLAVQHEEKAKEAENPLVQETVVKLQDGEGMLQIAIRTDAIEELADKFSKYGLQTKGPFEGKRMRKDGRLLEWKMLFVKQEENGPKLPFFIQWNETDEERRKDLRNIGTITEHKNKVQQIETVHYAVKNVRETVQKWKEVMELTASSVVKNEEWNAECQSVSFGDIHVQFCEPVGEGLVQEYKKNHGEYPFAVEFKGENKREHEVLGSLYIY, from the coding sequence ATGTTACGATTTGATCATCTCGTACACGCAGTACATGGTACACCGGAGGAAGCAGCAAAACAAATGCAGGAACTTGGATTTCATACTGTATTAGGCGGAGAGCATACGAATTGGGGTACTTGGAATAGTTTAAGTTATTTTGATTTATCATATATAGAATTTTTAGCAGTTCAACATGAAGAAAAAGCGAAAGAAGCAGAAAATCCGTTAGTACAAGAAACGGTAGTGAAATTACAAGATGGCGAAGGGATGCTACAAATCGCAATTCGAACAGATGCCATTGAAGAATTAGCAGATAAGTTTAGTAAATACGGTTTACAAACAAAAGGACCATTTGAAGGGAAACGTATGAGAAAAGATGGTCGCCTTTTAGAATGGAAAATGTTATTTGTAAAGCAAGAAGAGAACGGGCCGAAATTACCTTTCTTTATACAATGGAATGAAACCGATGAAGAAAGAAGAAAAGATTTACGTAACATTGGAACAATCACGGAACATAAAAACAAGGTACAACAAATTGAAACGGTTCATTATGCGGTGAAAAATGTTCGAGAAACGGTGCAGAAATGGAAAGAAGTAATGGAGTTAACTGCAAGCTCGGTCGTGAAAAATGAAGAATGGAATGCGGAGTGTCAAAGTGTATCGTTTGGTGACATTCATGTGCAGTTTTGTGAACCGGTTGGAGAAGGTCTAGTGCAAGAATACAAAAAAAATCATGGCGAATATCCATTTGCAGTGGAGTTTAAAGGTGAAAATAAACGAGAGCATGAAGTGTTAGGTAGTTTGTACATATATTGA
- a CDS encoding DUF2785 domain-containing protein, which produces MNEVLELKEELLQIKNNNYAVPEDVDAYPYAQWMLDYIGSTDAELRDDLIYSTLHTWITNDVFRQKELRGLMLQAISPDYLFYKIGEKGTDSVFKRAFSVLIPPLILSVHEREPLLSEEQLYSVAEQVLEYVYLEEDVRGYVEGKGWAHSTAHAADALDALARTIQNREFSYAILAAVRQKVRLHDYVYIHFEDERLVAPIMSLRNQNLLTEEEWSNWLHSIAIVEDIPHPQYDILVQNIRAFLRSLYFRALETEGSTAFTDDILETLKGLCRY; this is translated from the coding sequence ATGAATGAAGTACTAGAACTAAAAGAAGAACTACTACAAATTAAAAATAACAATTATGCTGTACCAGAAGACGTAGATGCATATCCATATGCGCAATGGATGCTAGATTATATCGGATCAACTGATGCTGAATTACGTGATGATTTAATTTATAGTACGCTTCACACATGGATTACAAATGATGTATTTAGACAAAAAGAGTTAAGAGGATTAATGTTACAAGCAATTAGTCCTGATTATTTATTTTATAAAATTGGTGAAAAGGGAACAGACTCTGTATTTAAACGTGCATTCTCCGTATTAATTCCACCACTTATTTTATCTGTTCATGAAAGAGAACCGTTGTTATCCGAAGAACAACTGTACAGTGTAGCAGAACAAGTGCTGGAATATGTGTATTTAGAAGAAGATGTAAGAGGCTACGTAGAAGGAAAAGGCTGGGCACACTCTACTGCACATGCAGCAGATGCGCTTGATGCTTTAGCACGTACAATCCAAAATCGTGAGTTTTCATATGCTATATTAGCTGCTGTTCGTCAGAAGGTTCGCTTACATGACTACGTATACATTCACTTTGAAGATGAGAGATTAGTAGCGCCAATTATGTCGTTACGTAACCAAAATCTTTTAACTGAGGAAGAGTGGAGCAATTGGTTACATAGTATAGCAATTGTTGAAGACATCCCGCATCCTCAGTATGATATTTTAGTACAAAATATTAGAGCTTTCTTAAGAAGTTTATATTTCAGAGCTTTAGAGACAGAGGGTAGTACAGCTTTTACAGATGATATATTGGAGACTTTGAAGGGTTTGTGTAGGTATTAA
- a CDS encoding YaiI/YqxD family protein, translating to MKIYVDADACPVKDVIIYEATNAVIPVTLVTSFSHYSNAEQPKGVETIYVDSGADAADYRIMQLAKKEDLIVTQDYGLASLALAKGCIVIHHKGYKYTNDNIEQLLQTRYLSAMVRKSGKRTKGPKPFTAEDKEKFRALFKSMIAH from the coding sequence ATGAAAATTTACGTTGATGCAGATGCTTGCCCTGTAAAAGATGTAATTATTTATGAGGCTACGAATGCAGTAATCCCTGTAACCCTCGTTACTAGCTTTTCTCATTATTCTAATGCAGAGCAGCCAAAAGGTGTCGAAACAATTTATGTTGATTCTGGAGCAGATGCTGCAGATTACCGAATTATGCAGTTAGCAAAAAAAGAAGATTTAATCGTAACGCAAGATTACGGTCTTGCTTCGCTCGCTTTAGCAAAAGGCTGTATCGTAATACACCATAAAGGCTATAAGTATACGAATGATAACATTGAACAATTGTTACAAACACGATATTTAAGTGCAATGGTTCGAAAAAGTGGTAAGCGTACAAAGGGACCGAAACCATTTACAGCAGAAGATAAAGAGAAATTTAGAGCGCTCTTTAAAAGTATGATCGCCCATTAA
- a CDS encoding AraC family transcriptional regulator: MESKQSRNEYLRRIHKVQDYIESNINDALSIEELADVAGFSKFHFHRIFKGIVDESLSRYVNRLKLERATNLLTYRPDMTITDIAYHFGFTDSAVFSRTFKKCYGVSPSQYRNDNSKNCKDVRRTSQYNECKKVRGNVEIVTVDDINVAYIRHIGTYEELTIAFSKMIEKLFHYAVEQNYHVFEDTKVLTIYHDHHEFTEDNHLRTSLCITIPNESAVETNDNGIMVIPSGKYAVGHFEIFQDEYKGAWDFLYGEWLPNSGYKPRDSYPFEMYKNDPRQHPENKHIVDIYVPIEPF, translated from the coding sequence ATGGAGAGTAAACAAAGTAGAAATGAGTATTTAAGACGCATACATAAGGTTCAAGATTATATAGAATCAAACATAAATGATGCACTTTCAATTGAAGAGTTAGCAGATGTAGCAGGATTTTCAAAGTTTCATTTTCATCGGATTTTTAAAGGAATCGTAGACGAGTCGTTATCTCGGTATGTGAATCGCTTGAAGTTAGAAAGGGCAACAAACCTTCTTACATATCGCCCGGATATGACGATTACGGATATCGCTTACCATTTTGGTTTCACCGATTCAGCAGTTTTCTCTCGTACATTTAAAAAGTGTTACGGTGTAAGTCCGTCTCAATATCGAAATGACAATAGCAAGAATTGCAAAGACGTAAGAAGAACTTCTCAATACAATGAATGTAAGAAGGTTCGAGGGAATGTTGAAATTGTAACAGTAGATGATATAAACGTCGCATACATAAGGCATATCGGTACATATGAAGAGTTAACTATAGCTTTTTCAAAAATGATAGAGAAATTATTTCATTACGCAGTTGAACAAAATTATCATGTATTTGAGGATACGAAAGTATTAACCATTTACCACGATCATCATGAATTTACTGAGGACAATCATTTAAGAACTAGTTTATGCATAACAATTCCGAATGAGTCCGCAGTAGAAACGAACGACAATGGAATAATGGTAATACCTTCTGGAAAGTATGCGGTAGGTCATTTTGAAATATTCCAAGATGAATATAAAGGAGCATGGGATTTCTTATACGGTGAGTGGCTTCCCAATAGCGGATATAAACCGAGAGATTCATATCCTTTTGAAATGTATAAAAATGACCCAAGGCAGCACCCGGAAAATAAACATATAGTTGATATATATGTACCTATCGAACCTTTTTAA
- a CDS encoding serine hydrolase domain-containing protein, producing the protein MKTVEKLDSIIKEDYKNINGMLVMQKGNVIFEKYYNGHGTDDGFHIASVAKTIISALIGICIDKGYIKSVDQKVIEFFPKYNVHSSEITVGHLLTMTVPHPFVDWQEPLEELCTQQDWVQYTLNRIGKGGEIGSFKYSSAGAHLLSAIITSATGKSAREFANKYLFQPLGMREIPNYNMKAFGFDDLFGKDVKGWVHDPNGISTGGWGLTLTVKDMAKFGQLYLNEGIHNGKQILSKLWIKESTTMNPNQYGYLWWLREEDRIFSYCAMGDGGNMICCVPEKELVVAIASEVVPEAKDRWRLIKEYILLKE; encoded by the coding sequence ATGAAAACCGTTGAAAAGTTAGATTCCATTATAAAAGAAGACTATAAAAATATAAACGGTATGTTAGTAATGCAGAAAGGTAATGTTATTTTTGAAAAATATTATAACGGTCACGGTACAGATGATGGATTTCACATAGCGTCAGTTGCAAAAACGATAATCTCTGCGTTAATTGGGATATGTATAGATAAGGGCTATATAAAAAGTGTTGATCAAAAAGTAATAGAATTTTTCCCGAAATACAACGTTCATTCATCTGAAATAACAGTAGGGCATCTTCTTACGATGACAGTTCCACACCCTTTCGTAGACTGGCAGGAACCGTTAGAAGAACTATGTACACAACAAGATTGGGTACAGTATACGTTAAATAGGATAGGAAAAGGCGGAGAAATCGGATCTTTTAAATACTCATCTGCAGGAGCTCATTTACTATCAGCAATCATAACGAGCGCAACAGGAAAAAGTGCCCGTGAATTTGCGAATAAATACTTATTTCAGCCACTCGGCATGAGAGAAATTCCAAACTACAATATGAAAGCATTTGGATTTGATGACTTATTCGGAAAAGATGTAAAGGGATGGGTTCATGATCCAAATGGTATTTCGACGGGCGGCTGGGGACTAACGTTAACAGTTAAAGATATGGCTAAGTTTGGACAGCTGTATTTGAATGAAGGTATTCATAATGGAAAACAAATACTATCAAAATTATGGATAAAAGAATCGACAACAATGAACCCAAATCAATATGGTTACTTATGGTGGTTACGAGAAGAGGATAGAATTTTTTCATACTGTGCAATGGGCGATGGTGGGAATATGATTTGCTGCGTACCAGAGAAGGAACTGGTGGTGGCGATTGCTTCTGAAGTTGTGCCAGAAGCAAAGGATAGATGGAGATTAATTAAAGAGTATATACTTTTAAAAGAGTAA